From Nymphaea colorata isolate Beijing-Zhang1983 chromosome 6, ASM883128v2, whole genome shotgun sequence, a single genomic window includes:
- the LOC116255896 gene encoding ankyrin repeat-containing protein ITN1-like, translated as MVAINLSITLKFNYGVLNEQTPKGVVLRRSDSNDSDSGHVIRPEVRRAVGMDGRLYTACATGNLPLLQQLAAVDPDILNQLVPSSGKTLLHVAVESGQLAIVRYLLANRPELVDETYGSQRLTPLHLAAKNGETDIIRAILDEKLKAIKEVTSAGENIFHLMAKNGQHEAFRCTYLAYNPRKYARKSDEHGNTVLHLSVMKRSMELIDFILKETVVRVNTRNEERKTALDIAIEEHNHPEFGRMIAALREAHCTTGRVGRFWSRREAPDKHLHGVLNTTVVAAALIATLAFSALLNPPGGVYQEGALAGRAILSTHRLFDVFLFFNVIALLTSLAIVVMQSTYVAFTRDRLICRWDVSQTLTDLSAICILIDYVIGAWLIYCPTTKKFPVMITVSALVFASIGATVVNYLLRKLRIRRELNMNWAIDCTS; from the exons ATGGTTGCAATCAATCTTTCGATTACTCTGAAGTTCAATTACGGGGTGCTTAATGAACAAACACCTAAAG GAGTAGTGCTTAGACGAAGCGACAGCAACGATTCCGATAGTGGGCACGTCATCCGGCCTGAAGTCCGGCGTGCAGTAGGGATGGACGGAAGGCTCTACACCGCCTGTGCCACCGGGAATTTGCCGCTGTTACAGCAGTTGGCGGCGGTCGATCCGGACATCCTCAACCAGCTGGTGCCGTCTTCTGGAAAAACGCTATTGCACGTGGCCGTCGAATCAGGGCAGCTAGCGATCGTCCGGTACCTGCTGGCCAACAGACCGGAGCTCGTGGACGAAACTTATGGGTCACAGAGACTAACACCTCTACATTTGGCAGCAAAAAACGGCGAGACGGACATAATCCGGGCGATTCTAGATGAAAAACTTAAAGCCATTAAAGAAGTCACAAGTGCTGGGGAGaacatttttcatttaatgGCGAAGAATGGTCAGCACGAGGCCTTTAGGTGTACTTACCTGGCATATAATCCCCGCAAATATGCTAGGAAAAGTGATGAGCATGGAAACACCGTTCTGCACCTCAGCGTTATGAAAAGATCAATGGAG tTGATTGATTTCATACTCAAGGAGACGGTAGTGCGTGTGAACACTCGCAACGAAGAGAGGAAGACCGCTCTGGACATTGCCATTGAAGAACACAATCATCCTGAGTTTGGACGAATGATCGCTGCCCTCCGAGAAGCGCACTGCACCACAGGACGTGTAGGCAGATTCTGGAGTCGTCGTGAGGCTCCGGACAAGCACCTTCACGGGGTCCTGAACACGACCGTCGTCGCAGCCGCACTCATCGCAACCTTAGCGTTCTCGGCGCTGTTGAACCCCCCGGGCGGTGTGTACCAAGAGGGTGCTCTGGCAGGGAGGGCCATTCTGAGCACTCACCGGCTCTTCGATGTCTTCTTGTTCTTCAACGTGATCGCGTTGCTCACCTCCCTCGCCATTGTCGTCATGCAGTCCACCTATGTGGCGTTCACCAGAGACAGGCTCATCTGCCGGTGGGACGTCTCGCAAACACTCACGGACCTCTCGGCCATATGCATATTGATCGACTACGTGATCGGTGCATGGTTGATATACTGCCCCACAACCAAAAAGTTTCCAGTGATGATAACTGTCTCTGCATTGGTTTTCGCAAGCATAGGGGCGACCGTGGTGAATTACCTTCTGCGGAAGCTGAGGATTAGGAGGGAGCTCAACATGAATTGGGCAATTGACTGCACTAGCTAA